A genome region from Mycolicibacterium litorale includes the following:
- a CDS encoding fatty acyl-AMP ligase, with protein sequence MSRFTEKMYRNARTVSTGMVTGEPHEPVRHTWGEVHERARRIAGGLAAAGIGLGDAVGVLEGLPVEIAPTAQGVWMRGASLTMLHQPTPRTDLAMWAEDTLTVIGMIEAKAVIVSEPFTVAIPVLEEKGLLVLTVADLLAAEPIDPVEVGEDDLALMQLTSGSTGSPKAVQITHRNIHSNAEAMFIGAEYDVTKDVMVSWLPCFHDMGMVGFLTIPMYFGAELVKVTPMDFLRDTLLWARLIDKYKGTMTAAPNFAYALLAKRLRRQATPGEFDLSTLRFALSGAEPVEPADVEDLIDAGAPFGLKPEAILPAYGMAETTLAVSFSKCGAGLVVDEVDADLLAALRRAVPATKGNTKRLATLGPLLEGLEARIIDEQGNVMPARGVGVIELRGEPLTPGYITMGGFVPAQDEHGWYDTGDLGYLTEEGHVVVCGRVKDVIIMAGRNIYPTDIERAAGRVEGVRPGCAVAVRLDAGHSRETFAVAVESNAWQDPNEVHRIERQVAHEVVAEVDVRPRNVVVLGPGTIPKTPSGKLRRANSVSLVT encoded by the coding sequence GTGAGCAGGTTCACCGAGAAGATGTACCGCAACGCGCGCACCGTGAGCACCGGCATGGTGACCGGCGAGCCGCACGAGCCCGTCCGCCACACGTGGGGTGAGGTGCACGAGCGTGCCCGCCGGATCGCCGGTGGGCTCGCAGCGGCCGGTATCGGCCTGGGTGACGCGGTGGGCGTGCTCGAGGGCCTGCCGGTCGAGATCGCCCCGACCGCGCAGGGCGTCTGGATGCGCGGCGCGAGCCTGACGATGCTGCACCAGCCCACTCCGCGCACCGACCTCGCCATGTGGGCCGAGGACACGCTGACGGTGATCGGGATGATCGAGGCCAAGGCCGTGATCGTGTCCGAACCCTTCACCGTCGCGATCCCGGTGCTGGAGGAGAAGGGTCTGCTGGTGCTGACCGTGGCCGATCTGCTGGCCGCGGAGCCGATCGACCCGGTCGAGGTCGGCGAGGACGATCTGGCGCTGATGCAGCTGACCTCCGGGTCGACCGGTTCGCCCAAGGCCGTGCAGATCACCCACCGCAACATCCACTCGAACGCCGAGGCGATGTTCATCGGCGCCGAGTACGACGTCACCAAAGACGTCATGGTCAGCTGGCTGCCGTGCTTCCACGACATGGGCATGGTCGGCTTCCTCACCATCCCGATGTACTTCGGCGCGGAGCTGGTCAAGGTCACGCCGATGGACTTCCTGCGCGACACCCTGCTGTGGGCGCGGCTCATCGACAAGTACAAGGGCACGATGACGGCCGCGCCGAACTTCGCCTACGCGCTGCTGGCCAAGCGGCTGCGCAGGCAGGCCACGCCCGGCGAGTTCGACCTGTCGACGCTGCGCTTCGCGCTGTCGGGTGCCGAGCCGGTCGAGCCCGCCGACGTCGAGGACCTGATCGACGCCGGCGCGCCGTTCGGCCTGAAGCCCGAGGCCATCCTGCCCGCCTACGGCATGGCCGAGACCACGCTGGCGGTGTCGTTCTCCAAGTGCGGTGCGGGTCTGGTGGTCGACGAGGTCGACGCCGATCTGCTGGCCGCGCTGCGCCGCGCCGTGCCCGCCACGAAGGGCAACACCAAGCGGCTGGCCACGCTGGGCCCGCTGCTCGAGGGTCTCGAGGCCCGCATCATCGACGAGCAGGGCAACGTGATGCCCGCCCGCGGCGTCGGCGTCATCGAGCTGCGGGGCGAGCCGCTGACCCCCGGCTACATCACGATGGGCGGATTCGTCCCGGCCCAGGACGAGCACGGCTGGTACGACACCGGTGACCTCGGCTACCTGACCGAAGAGGGCCACGTGGTGGTGTGCGGCCGCGTCAAGGACGTGATCATCATGGCCGGGCGCAACATCTACCCGACCGACATCGAGCGGGCCGCGGGGCGCGTCGAAGGGGTGCGGCCCGGCTGCGCGGTCGCGGTGCGCCTGGACGCCGGGCACTCGCGGGAGACCTTCGCCGTCGCCGTCGAGTCGAACGCCTGGCAGGACCCGAACGAGGTGCACCGCATCGAGCGGCAGGTCGCCCACGAGGTGGTCGCCGAGGTCGACGTGCGGCCCCGCAACGTCGTGGTGCTCGGTCCGGGCACCATCCCGAAGACGCCGTCGGGCAAGTTGCGCCGCGCCAACTCGGTCTCGTTGGTCACCTAG
- a CDS encoding ATP-binding cassette domain-containing protein — translation MTPAIEAIDLVKRFGEQTAVDGVSFTVPAGTVLGLLGPNGAGKTTTVRMMTTLTEPTSGTARVAGFDVRREPDQVRRNMGLTGQVATVDELLTGRENIRMIGGLYGIRRKELERLGTELLERFSLAEAGDRVVKSYSGGMRRRLDLAVSLLAAPPVLFLDEPTTGLDPRSRTELWDVLRDLVAGGTTLLLTTQYLEEADQLADNIVVIDKGRIIAQGSPLELKRQAGNASLVVTVADESDLAAAQALLAKTGAEVFVDTGARRLTASADGLADMVRVAGWLRDSDIEVDDIGLSRPSLDDVFLTLTGHRTEDEEVGA, via the coding sequence ATGACACCGGCCATCGAAGCGATCGACCTGGTGAAGCGGTTCGGCGAGCAGACAGCGGTGGACGGGGTGAGCTTCACCGTGCCTGCGGGTACGGTCCTCGGCCTGCTCGGCCCCAACGGTGCGGGCAAGACCACCACCGTGCGGATGATGACCACGCTGACCGAACCGACCAGCGGCACCGCCCGCGTCGCGGGCTTCGACGTCCGCCGCGAACCCGACCAGGTGCGTCGCAACATGGGGCTCACCGGGCAGGTCGCCACCGTCGATGAACTGCTCACCGGCCGCGAGAACATTCGGATGATCGGCGGGCTCTACGGCATCCGCCGCAAGGAACTCGAGCGGTTGGGTACCGAACTGCTGGAGCGGTTCTCGCTCGCCGAGGCCGGCGACCGGGTGGTCAAGTCCTACAGCGGCGGCATGCGGCGGCGCCTGGACCTCGCGGTGAGCCTGCTGGCGGCGCCTCCGGTGCTGTTCCTCGACGAACCGACCACGGGTCTCGACCCGCGCAGCCGCACCGAGCTGTGGGACGTGCTGCGCGACCTCGTCGCCGGGGGCACGACGCTGCTGCTCACCACGCAGTATCTCGAGGAGGCCGATCAGCTGGCCGACAACATCGTGGTGATCGACAAGGGCCGCATCATCGCGCAGGGTTCACCGCTGGAGCTCAAACGTCAGGCCGGTAACGCCAGCCTGGTGGTGACGGTGGCCGACGAGAGCGACCTCGCGGCCGCACAGGCACTGCTGGCGAAGACCGGTGCGGAGGTGTTCGTCGACACGGGCGCCCGCCGGCTCACTGCCTCCGCCGACGGGCTGGCCGACATGGTTCGCGTGGCCGGCTGGCTGCGCGACAGCGACATCGAGGTCGACGACATCGGGTTGTCGCGCCCCTCCCTCGACGATGTGTTCCTGACGCTGACCGGCCACCGCACCGAGGACGAGGAGGTCGGCGCATGA
- a CDS encoding ABC transporter permease produces the protein MTAVEARTQDQSRRPATHRTNLAQQSWIMVKRNMIHTKRMPEMLSDVTAQPIMFVLLFAFVFGASITNTGGASYREFLLPGIQAQTIVFSAFVVASGITADVEKGIIDRFRSLPISRSSVLIGRSIASVIHSSLGVVVMALTGLAIGWRIRGSVGEAVLAFALLLLFGFGMIWFGILIGSLMRTVEAVNGVMFTALFPMTFLANTFVPTEPMPHWLRVIAEWNPVSSLAQAMRELWGNGGPAAPDAQLPLHHPVLATVLWSLALTAVFAPFALRAYAKRTGG, from the coding sequence ATGACCGCCGTCGAAGCCAGGACGCAGGACCAGTCCCGGCGCCCGGCCACACACCGGACCAACCTCGCGCAGCAGTCGTGGATCATGGTGAAACGCAACATGATCCACACCAAGCGCATGCCGGAGATGCTGAGCGACGTGACCGCTCAGCCGATCATGTTCGTACTGCTGTTCGCCTTCGTGTTCGGCGCGTCGATCACCAACACCGGCGGGGCGTCCTATCGGGAGTTCCTGCTACCCGGCATCCAGGCGCAGACCATCGTGTTCTCCGCGTTCGTGGTGGCGTCCGGCATCACCGCCGACGTCGAGAAGGGCATCATCGACCGGTTCCGATCGCTGCCGATCTCGCGGTCCTCGGTGCTCATCGGGCGCAGCATCGCCAGCGTGATCCACTCCTCGCTGGGTGTGGTCGTGATGGCGCTGACCGGCCTGGCGATCGGGTGGCGGATCCGCGGCAGCGTGGGCGAGGCGGTGCTGGCCTTCGCGCTGCTGCTGCTGTTCGGGTTCGGGATGATCTGGTTCGGCATCCTGATCGGCTCGCTGATGCGCACGGTCGAGGCGGTCAACGGCGTCATGTTCACTGCGCTGTTCCCGATGACGTTCCTGGCCAACACGTTCGTGCCGACCGAACCGATGCCGCACTGGCTGCGGGTGATCGCCGAGTGGAACCCGGTGTCCTCGCTGGCGCAGGCGATGCGGGAACTGTGGGGCAACGGCGGCCCGGCCGCCCCGGACGCCCAGCTGCCGCTGCATCACCCGGTGCTCGCGACCGTGCTGTGGTCGCTGGCGTTGACGGCGGTCTTCGCGCCGTTCGCACTGCGCGCGTACGCCAAGCGCACCGGGGGCTGA